In Dyadobacter subterraneus, a single genomic region encodes these proteins:
- a CDS encoding multidrug effflux MFS transporter: MNNRTYFYLILILGSLTALGPFSIDMYLPGFPAIAKDLHTTASKVSLSLSGFFIGISAGQLLYGPLLDRFGRKKPLFIGLAVYILASVGCAMSTTIDMLILSRFVQAIGSCAAAVASVAMVRDLFPVKDSAKVFSLLLLVVGASPMIAPTVGGYVTAAFGWQAVFLILTGMGVAILAASVLWLPDSFKPDTTLSLKPRPIILNFLSVIREPQFYTYSFTGAIAFAGLFAYVSGSPLVFMEVFHTNEKVYGWIFAFLSIGFIGSSQINTLLLRKYKSEQVINIALVFMVMISLSMLFASYNGFLTLTLTIILLFLFLCCIGLTYPNAAALSLAPFSKNAGSASALMGAIQMGMGAAISVVVSLFEEPSTFPMTLAMASSSSLALCVFLIGKRMITRPIEVEAGLDGGLIH; this comes from the coding sequence ATGAATAACAGAACTTACTTTTACCTTATACTTATTTTAGGCAGTTTAACCGCATTAGGACCTTTTTCGATTGACATGTATCTTCCGGGATTTCCGGCTATTGCAAAAGATTTACACACCACTGCTTCAAAAGTTTCTCTTTCATTATCAGGATTTTTTATTGGAATTTCTGCGGGGCAATTACTTTATGGGCCGTTACTGGATCGTTTTGGCAGAAAAAAACCATTGTTTATCGGACTCGCCGTTTACATTCTGGCATCTGTCGGTTGTGCGATGTCTACTACCATTGATATGCTCATTTTGTCGCGATTTGTACAAGCCATTGGAAGTTGCGCAGCCGCTGTTGCTTCTGTCGCGATGGTTCGTGATCTTTTTCCGGTAAAAGACAGCGCAAAAGTTTTTTCTTTGCTTTTGTTAGTAGTAGGCGCTTCTCCTATGATCGCCCCTACCGTTGGTGGATATGTTACGGCAGCTTTTGGCTGGCAGGCAGTATTTTTAATTTTAACAGGAATGGGCGTGGCGATTCTTGCAGCTTCGGTTTTATGGCTGCCAGACAGTTTTAAGCCAGATACCACACTTTCCTTAAAACCAAGGCCAATAATTCTAAATTTTCTTTCCGTAATCCGTGAGCCTCAGTTTTATACTTATTCGTTTACTGGCGCCATCGCTTTTGCCGGATTATTCGCATACGTATCCGGTTCTCCTCTGGTTTTTATGGAAGTATTTCATACGAATGAGAAAGTTTATGGTTGGATTTTCGCCTTCTTGTCAATAGGTTTTATCGGTTCCAGTCAGATAAATACCTTATTATTAAGAAAATACAAAAGTGAGCAGGTTATCAATATTGCTCTTGTTTTCATGGTTATGATCAGCCTTTCCATGCTGTTTGCTTCCTACAACGGCTTTCTGACGTTAACGCTTACCATTATACTTTTATTTCTTTTTCTGTGTTGCATCGGACTTACTTATCCAAATGCGGCCGCACTTTCACTGGCTCCGTTTTCAAAAAATGCAGGTAGCGCCTCCGCACTAATGGGCGCAATCCAAATGGGCATGGGTGCTGCGATTTCTGTTGTTGTAAGTTTGTTCGAAGAGCCGTCAACTTTCCCAATGACGCTCGCTATGGCAAGCTCATCTTCTCTGGCACTTTGTGTTTTTCTGATTGGTAAAAGAATGATAACAAGGCCGATTGAAGTGGAAGCGGGATTGGATGGTGGATTGATTCATTAA
- a CDS encoding EthD family reductase, with protein sequence MFKVTVLYPRAAEDDFNLAYYLDVHTPMLKELLNPWGLLKVDVEVGIAGVAPGSEPVYALICGIHFSDLQSLQTGMDAEGPTIISDISNFTSVTPVMQISRVE encoded by the coding sequence ATGTTTAAAGTCACCGTTTTGTATCCCCGCGCCGCCGAAGATGATTTCAATCTGGCTTATTATCTGGATGTTCACACACCGATGCTTAAAGAATTGCTCAATCCCTGGGGATTGTTGAAAGTTGATGTAGAAGTAGGAATTGCCGGTGTTGCACCAGGTTCAGAGCCTGTTTATGCACTTATTTGTGGAATTCATTTCAGCGATCTTCAATCTTTACAAACGGGAATGGATGCAGAAGGACCAACGATCATTTCCGATATCTCCAATTTTACAAGTGTAACTCCGGTCATGCAGATCAGTCGGGTCGAATAG
- a CDS encoding bifunctional metallophosphatase/5'-nucleotidase, translating to MEELLSTTNRRDFLKSGSTAAALLALSVSPFAAFAKDETVQLTILHTNDVHSRIEPFPMDGSRNQGMGGVARRAALINKIRAEQKNVLLLDAGDVFQGTPYFNLFGGELEMKLMSDMGYDAATMGNHDFDNGIDGFVKQLPHANFPFLVSNYDFQNTALKDRTQPYEIFKKQGLKIGIFGLGIELAGLVDKKNYGEIIYQDPIAKANATASLLKNDLHCDLVICLSHLGYKYKEEKVSDQILAQSTRNIDLVIGGHTHTFMKAPEDIKNLDGKITTINQVGFAGINLGRLDYFFQRGTGKRIMTASVCPVHENSLV from the coding sequence ATGGAAGAATTGTTGTCAACAACTAATCGCCGGGATTTTCTGAAAAGTGGTAGTACGGCTGCTGCTTTATTGGCATTAAGTGTTTCTCCTTTTGCAGCTTTTGCGAAGGATGAAACGGTGCAGCTGACCATTTTGCACACCAACGATGTCCACAGCCGTATCGAACCTTTTCCGATGGACGGTTCCCGTAATCAGGGAATGGGTGGCGTGGCAAGACGGGCTGCGTTGATAAATAAAATTCGCGCTGAACAAAAAAATGTGCTTTTGCTTGATGCAGGAGACGTTTTCCAGGGAACGCCTTATTTCAATTTATTTGGTGGAGAACTGGAAATGAAGCTCATGAGCGATATGGGTTATGACGCGGCGACCATGGGAAATCATGATTTTGACAATGGCATCGATGGATTTGTAAAACAATTGCCTCATGCCAACTTCCCATTTCTTGTCAGTAATTATGATTTTCAGAATACGGCATTAAAGGACAGAACCCAGCCATATGAAATCTTCAAAAAACAAGGTCTCAAAATTGGTATTTTTGGTTTGGGGATTGAGCTGGCAGGTTTGGTTGATAAAAAGAATTATGGAGAGATTATTTATCAGGATCCGATTGCAAAAGCCAATGCAACAGCAAGTTTGTTGAAAAATGATCTGCATTGTGATCTTGTCATTTGTCTTTCACATTTGGGATACAAATACAAGGAAGAAAAAGTATCGGATCAGATTTTGGCTCAATCGACCAGAAATATTGATCTGGTAATCGGCGGTCATACACATACTTTTATGAAGGCTCCCGAGGATATCAAAAACCTGGATGGAAAAATTACTACCATTAATCAGGTTGGATTTGCAGGAATTAATCTGGGAAGGCTGGACTATTTTTTCCAACGCGGAACAGGAAAGCGTATCATGACGGCCAGTGTTTGTCCGGTACATGAAAATTCACTTGTGTAA
- a CDS encoding 5'-nucleotidase C-terminal domain-containing protein has protein sequence MLSSKNYRRVALSLIFGSILISSCNRHFTVSGNQYKEYAIDQSAGIDSSLVRYYLPYKKQMDAEMSRVIGQTDQELTKTSDPETLIGDFFSDAILTEGLKKDPAIQFTLSTKGGLRTSFPKGNITVSNVFELMPFENELVVLKLSGASVQKVIDFIAKSSGQPVAGIRMNIQDKKGTDVMIAGKPFDITQSYNLLTYDYLANGAEGLEFLSEATERKNIDKKVRDALIDYINGLTSAGKTINTQLDGRIVVNN, from the coding sequence ATGCTTTCATCAAAAAATTACAGGCGCGTTGCTTTAAGTCTGATCTTTGGATCAATACTCATTTCATCATGCAATCGCCACTTTACCGTTTCAGGAAATCAATATAAAGAATACGCTATTGATCAGTCGGCGGGTATTGACTCTTCTCTGGTCAGATATTATTTGCCATACAAAAAACAGATGGATGCGGAAATGAGCCGTGTTATAGGTCAGACTGATCAGGAATTGACAAAAACATCTGATCCGGAAACTTTAATCGGCGATTTTTTCTCTGATGCAATTTTGACAGAAGGATTGAAAAAAGACCCGGCAATCCAGTTTACTTTATCAACAAAAGGAGGATTGAGAACCAGTTTTCCAAAGGGAAACATTACGGTTTCCAATGTTTTTGAATTGATGCCGTTTGAAAATGAACTTGTCGTTTTGAAATTGTCAGGAGCGTCAGTTCAAAAAGTGATAGATTTTATCGCAAAATCAAGCGGACAACCGGTTGCTGGAATTCGAATGAACATCCAGGATAAAAAAGGGACGGACGTAATGATTGCCGGAAAACCTTTTGATATAACGCAAAGTTATAATTTGCTGACTTACGATTATCTGGCCAATGGGGCAGAAGGTCTGGAATTTTTAAGTGAAGCCACAGAACGTAAAAATATTGATAAAAAGGTGCGGGATGCGTTAATTGATTACATCAACGGTCTTACAAGTGCTGGAAAAACCATAAATACTCAATTAGATGGAAGAATTGTTGTCAACAACTAA